The window AACTATTCTATTGAGAATATACATCCCTGCAGATAAggtaatgtattttaatatgcaAATAGGACCCATGTTAAATAATTACACATGTCCTTTCCTCTGCTTTTCTACATATACAGTAACAGAAGGAATACTACAACTATTCTGTCTACTAAAAAAGCCATCTTTATTTTTTGGAACCAAACCCTGGGCAAGAACCTGTACTGTTCGTAGCATTCAAATTTTGTTCTCCCTCACATGAAGATCATATGAAGTTAataatgcacaaacacacacaagtaGTACTCCACGGTGAAGTCATTTTATTTTTACACTATTTAATACAGCAGCATTATATTCACAAACAGATTAGTGCTGACAGTATCATAGCATTACCCTGAATGCAAAAGTGCAATGGTTAAAGTGGCCAGGCCACAGCTGCTTTAGCCAAAATGCTCAGGCAGCCACAGGAAAATTtagtagcttttttttttttttaaaaagtgcccatGTCTGTACTTCTGTCAGGATAGCTCTTGCGCCATACACTGTTGTGTGGTATGGAATGCCACACATTTCTCCATCCAAACCCCAATGGGCTTCTGTATTGGAAGGGTACTTGCAAAGCAACCTTCTGAACCACCTTACAAACCCATCCTTCATGCTCAAGGAGTTGCATGAAGCAGAGCTACTTTTGAGATCTTGCTCAAAAACACAAGGTATTTTTATATGTTCCATAACATATGTCTGGTAGTGTTTCAGCTCCAGCAGCTATATCATTCCCTCCACCATTCCCCCAGCAATGCACAAGATGCTTGACCCTGTCCCCCATTTCACATCCTGCCTAGACTATGAGAAGGGGGCACActgcaaaaaggaggcaaaacaaAGCACACCTGTATTGTCTGTCAAAGATAAAGCTGTACAAATCAGAAACTGTTATCCCCCACTATTTTTCCCTGCAACATAAAAGCAGTCAAGTGGAATGTACCTTTCAGTAAccacaaaaagggggaggggcttcagaggttTACAGTTTGCTTCCGACTTCCAGCTCCTCCTCTTTTCATTAAGGAGGAAGTTCTTCATAAAGCACAGCCACTGATAACAGAGCTTCCATGATATGGACAGAAAGGAATACTGCCCCATGCTGCAAGCATGAACAACAAAAACAGCCTACTGCAAACAGGCAAGACACAGTTAACAGTTGTGGCTTGCACTGTGCCACTTGAGATGTGGGCCCTCAATTTCTAAAGCCTTCGTTTCAAAGGTCAGTATTAAACTCTGAGATTTTGACAATCAGACACCAGCAGCAAACAAAGCATCCACCTCAAGCTCAGAGTGAAACACTCTGAATCCACTTCTCACATTGAGAAAATAGGGCTGGAGTGTAAGAGGTAAGTGCCAATTTCCTCAATAAGCTTAAAATGCCCTGTTCTTTCAGCACAGCTGGCCAGAATTTAGGTAACTCTGGAAGTTAATGAAAGCCTCTAGGACTAAACGCTTTATCATCCCAAGCATAGGGGTTTTGGAAGGGGATAAGTCATGAGAACTGAAAGCCCTGGCAGTGCCACAACCACCCCAGCTGCCATCCATTGTGTTTTAGAGTTTAAAACAATTAAGGCCAAAGGATACATTGGTAGAGATCTGTACTATACAAAACCCAGGTTGAGTGACTACACTGGAGAAACTATCCCAatactttttaaacaaaagaagctCAGAGAGGGTATTGAGGTATATTTGAGAGACGCATGGCTACATGGGCTAGTGTTACCCATACAAAGTAGGTAATTTGCTCCAAGATTAGTATCCATGATCATACAGAGTTTTGCCTATGAAAAAGCAAGTTCAGGCTGCACAGTAAACAGCATCAACATTATAATGATTAGGTGCTATCTAGTACTGTCTGAGCAAGGAAACATCACCCAGGTATCTATTTGCAAACTATAGCTGTAAGAGTGACTCTACCGCTCACCATAACATGGTTTCTACCTTCAGGAGAGGATGAAATAGCTTGCTAGACTAAGTCggtccttctcttccctccctgcccccgtGACAGCTATCATACTAACATACAAGGATAAAGGAGAGTATTATCTTCTAAAGATATTGGCCAGTATCCTACCACCCCATGTATGAACACCTCATTTTCCTACATTCCTCTCTTTGCAGCCGTTCCCCTGAGAAGATCATGCCCAGGGTTATAGGACcacatggagaaacagctgcatgAGTTGGGAGGGGCTGGAGCAAGGAGAACAAGAAGATGAAATCACTCCTCTTCTGCAAGCCCTGCTCTGCTACTAGCTAAAGAATGGGTCAATTTCATCCATGAGACCAGCCCACTGACCCTCACGGCTCTTCTTCAGCACAAATCCTGCAACCCCAGGAAAGGCTATTCCAGGGGTCAGAAAGCTTCAGAAAAGAAAAAGCACATAGAAAAAGAAGGCAAGTGCCTTTGGTAGAATGCACTCTAATGGTAGAATACAAACAATCTTTTACCTGAggcaaatatgaaaaacaaatggCTACTGTGCTAGTAGACAGGATTCACAGCCAGAACTTGCACTGATCCTTCATTGCAAGCATCATGGTAGCTCTCTGCAGTCAGCACATTAAACACATTTCTTCCTCAGCCACATTAAGTCTGTTTTAAAGATAAGGCTTTACAATACTACATTGCACATAAGTCTCCAGTGCTATTCATAAATAAGAGAAGGAGATCTACAATCTTCTCAGGTGTTATATTCACTAAACAGTTTTATGAAATACAACAGATTGGCAAGAGTCTTCAGAGCAAACGTCCCAAATTCCGATTAACTGCTCCTTCAAACACTCATCTCGGTGATTCCACTGGATGTTGAGCCCAAGTAGGCCATTTCAGCTACTAATAGCAAAAACAGCATCTTCAACAAAGAAACTGTAGAAGGATTTCGGTTGCTTTGCAGTATCATGGATTTGCTTTGTATGGGATAGTTCTCCGCTTTGAGCTGTAGAAGTCTGGAAATGAACAGAAAGAAACTGAACTTATGAAGCAAGGTGCCCAACAAGTATTGATACCTGGAAAGAGCAGATTTAAGGGCACCTGTCAACCAGCCAAGGCCTTGAAAACTTCAACTACGCCCTGGATGTAGTATGACTTTCAGGTCATCCAATGGCAAAATCTTATTTTCCTTCCTATAGAGAGTCCCCCACCACACATACTCACTCTTGTCTATTTCGGCTGCATGCCATCCACAATCCTCACAACTGAACTTCTATCATCTCACCTGCTAGCATCACACAAGGGTCTTTGGGTAAGAATAGTGAAATGCTGCAGTATTCCTTTAGTACACAAGAGCCAGCTATGGTTACAAGCTGAAATACCTTTGCCCCAGATATTCTCCTCAGAGAGCCAATATTCAGTGTGCACTTAACCACCTTTGAGTATTTCAATTTTTACACTTATTGTAATCAACAGTGGACATGCACCAATGCTCAGTATATGGCAGGAGTCACACAAGATACTGGCTTTTGTAGGCATATTACTAGTCAGGAAACATCCCTTTAAGAGATGAGAAAACATGGAATTTGCATATCGAATTCAAGGCTTTAAAATCTGAATTTGAAGCCGACGCATTTCAATGTCTTTTGAAATTCCAGTTCAGTTATAGATATTGCCATTGATAATGGTTAGCTCCATGAACAGCTGAACACCACCAAAGCTGGCACCCTCTTACCTTTAATGCTCGTCTGCTTCCGTTTCAACTGTCTTGAGGACTCAGCCTCAAGACTCCCCTGCCCAGGATTGTCCATCTTCTCATGCCTCTTGAGAAGCACTGGGGCGCTCAGGCTCTTGTCTCCAGCACAACTGTTCTCCTTCGAATAGCTCAGCAGATCTTGAGGAGACAAGACATTGATATGCGAGATCTTCTCCCACCTGTAGTCCCCTTCAAGTGGGGTTTCTGTTTCAAAGTCAAAATTCCACCTTCGCTGGGCCTCCTCCCACTCCGCCTTCATCAAGGACTGGAAGTCATTCTGGAGCTGCTCATGATCAACTGGCCCAAAGAGGTTCCTGCAAGCCTTCCTGCTGCAGGATGGCTGCAGGATGTTACCCTGAGACAGAGGCATCTTCTTCAGCTACAAGGAAGAGAAGCAACATATGGTCACTAGGCAGTTCCTTACAGGACCTGTAGATACATTCCTGGCAAAGAATACACTACGGAACCAATCACAACTAGTCAGACAACATTTGAAACTATTCAAGATTTGTCAGGCTAATCACACAGACCATGGAAGGTGCTCTACAGTGGATATGCCAGTGCTAGCCTGGTTACTCTCTCAGTAGCCTCCATCCCAACAAAGAAAAGTATACTAATAGGTTACAGGATCAAACACCATCATATCTCCCACCCCTATCCTAGACACAGCCCTGGCAAACTCCTCTATCTTGTTGGGAACCATCCCCAGAGTAGAATCGCCAGGTACCAGTCATCAAGAATGGGTTTAATCTATTCAGAAGGGGAAAGGCCCATCTTTAAGATCAAATCTTTTGCCAGGTGCAAAGCTCTACTCTGTATCCTGTACTTACTTATTGCAGGGCTGGAATGCTAATCAATTGACCAAATATTCTCAACTCACCACCAATTACTTAACTGTGGTCGAACACTCTCAAATATTTCAGGAAGACAAGAACTCTACTATTCAGACAACAACTTTACAAAAGAGAACTTCCACCATGGTTCCCTTTCTTTACAAGGCCGCAGTACCAGCTGCCTCCTAGTCCTGTAGCAGGGAgaagcaaatatttaaaaattctcCAAATGACCACCTATTCTAATTATTTTAATGGTAGCTGTTGCTCTGTTTTATTTCTATTTAAAGTACTGATGGTTGACCTTGATACAGCAAGATGAAAATTGGAAGACATCTATAAACATGAACAAATACTATTTAGTTTCAATCCATTCGATTTTCAAAGCTATCATTTTATTGTTCATAGTAACAGTTAACTTGGTTTGATGTAAATTAGCACAAGTATCAACCCTATTTTATATACTTATTCTAAATAAAGGTAATTCTTTAAAAATGATTTGGCCAAGTATTTTAATCAGTCAAATGCCAGCCTCTTGTTTTTAAATCTTAAAGCTTGACTGTTGCATTGTATCCAAATATTTAAAATTCCGACTCACTCCAAATGCTGTGGTGTTAATCTTACTGTTTGAGCAGTGGTTCTTAACCCACTACTGCCTACTAAGTATGCACATCATCACTGGATGCCCTCCAAGCCACAAAAAAAAAGGCAACTTTATTTGAATATCAAACACCTCAGGCATACAATTTTTATTTGAGCCTGACTGACACTTTGAGAACCTGTTTCTCCTTGTTTTGTTGCTATTATAGTATCCCCTCTTATTTCTGGAAGCTTATCATACACATACTTGATCTCAGGGATTGAGGAGTGTATTTGTTTTTTGCCCCAGCTGGGAAGAAGTATTGCTGTTTGATTCCCATTTCTTAATGGCCTACAGGAGAAGTCAGAGTTTAATCTTCAAGGCAGAGTAAACACAGGCTGCCAGAAGTCATGCAAATGGGAAGAAGCTCCCCCAAACCCCTTTTGCCTCCATTTGTCCCCCAACATTCTGAATGCCCATCAAGATTTGTAATAACAATTAAGAGCAACAGTTAAGAGTTACTGTGCTCGATGTTAGGACCATGCAAAGGCTAGTCTACATCTCCCCAGAGGCACACAGAAGAGACAAATCTATTAACGCATCCGCCTATAGTTATGCAAGCTCTGTTATGGCAGTGTTGGACATTTTGTACTAAGTATCTGTTTAAGAAGCATAAGGTTGCTTAGGACAACTAGTTTTGTCACATTTCCAAGCAAACTTGTAACATTAGCAAGTTAACACTACTTGCTAAACAGATATCGCCTAAATCATCCTGTTTCAGTATGCATCATAATTGTACCAATCTACAGAGAGCCACTAAAGGCTTCAAAGGGGCTTAGTGTACATAATTTAAATCTACACAGGTAGATGGAGAGTGAAACACTGGTTTAGCATACCCAATGCACTCAACCTATACAGAACTAGTCTTTTGATCTCTACTGCACTTAATTTTTGCCCATCTGCACTACAGACAAGTGTGAGCACAAGgctaatatgggggggggggaaacagtttTCACTACCAGCCCAAAGATCTCTCACACCATTATCATCTTTCTAAAAGGAAAACCAATGTTCTTAACCAAATGCAGTTGAGAAATCAGGTATCCCATCTAGGCAATCATATAGTCACATTACAAATTTAAACTCTTGAGTGAAAATTGAATGTATGACAATATAAAGTGTTTGGGAGGAACCGTATAGCCTTTTGGAGAATAGCCATCTCTCGCTTCATTTGGGCAATAAGCTTCTAAAATGCACGCTTATAATGTTACCTTCCTCCAAAGTTCAGGTTAGGAAGAGGCagcaaaggttaaaaatagcAGCATCCTTCATGCTCTCTTTCTAAAGAGCTATGCAGGATGACATCATTGTGAGTTTCTGGCATACCAGAACATGCCCTGGCAGGTATTGTTGATGCTGAGGACAAGCCTCAACTTGAAATCTTGTTAAGTCAACCACTTCAAACCACTGAAGTAGAGTGCCTGCAAAGCAACTGCAGTTTCCACATTCTGACGCCAAGCAAATTTGCTTTCTTAAGAATATGTCACTGGCCAGCCATTGGAATCCACTAAGCATGAAGGATAATACCACAGTTTAAAATGTGAAGTCCCAGTCCCAATCTTGTCAAGTGACATCTGCCCAGTACCTCACCCAAGTTTACACTGTGGAAGAGAACACCACATGACCACTAAAGCAAACAGTAGCTGCAGAAGGTCTCAAACATGCTGAGTCCTAGACCTTAGCCAGCTGGTCTTGTGTGCTGTCATATGCTTCCAATTCACCACTCCAGAGCTAAAAAAAGAAGTGGAGTATCCGTTTTTAATCCTACTCCAAAACAAGTTCTGGCAGGTAGAGTTTTGATGCGCAAGACTGGCCTCAGCTTTCAGTCTGATGCATAATGTGTTGTGATGTATGTGTacacaaacacagagacacacagtCTTTGGCTAACCCGTCTATACAACCAATTTTCTTGCAGTATCTCTGATGTTTCATGGTCATTTGTTTCAGTGAAGTTCTTTATACTGTGGGTATTTGATATCAGAGTTTGGATTGTTCTCTCCCTCACATAcagatacacacatacacatcaaATTCTATAGGTGATTTCACAATTATAACCtcccaggagaggaggaggaatcagTCTGCCATACAAACTTTCTTTCCTGCTTTCCAGCAGAAGAAAGTAGCAGTTCAAAGTCCAGGGCAAGTTTTAACTTAACATCTTATTCCCAATCACAACTGACCTCTAGCTCCATCCAACTTTTACTCAGATAATAGGGAAGTATTGttggggggggtctcagatgcttcgctagtgagttagggaccgtagacttcaccactatgttgccttgcatattttcTGTTGCTTTGATTATGtatcctatatactacttgtgcttcatgttatctaatgtcagtcctagaactgattatgttctgtttcagcaattattcaaccctgtattggatccttgctaatgctatgtctttgtaaaatcctatgacattatgGAAATGTcactgatactgattgtactaatctcacactaagtaatccgccttaagtctcagtgagaaaggcggactataaatgacaaatgacATAACTGTACTTGCCTGTATTCATAGGTAAAAAGGCATTCCTCCCAATCTAACCTTACCtctaaagctgccttataccaagctAAATCCTTAGTACAGCAGGGATAAGTGTTGTGTACTTTGGGATCCTGGAGAGGCACTGCTGGTCAGTTACAAGTCTTGTGTATCAACAAATTCCTTAATCTTTATAGATgatgctgtggattgaacctgggaccttctgcacataaAGCGCTGAGCTCTACAGGCCCAACCCTTGGCCCACTTTAGGCTAATCACCCTGGAGCAGATACCACTCTATGTTTGACTATATATGACTTTGTATTGGGCTGCATACTGTGACAGGCCTGCAAGATCATCCCCACCACCTTTATGGGTTATCCTAGAACCCTGCAAGGTCTTGCCTTAATAGAACCAACTAGCCACCCACCATCCAGGTGAGTCGACTAAAGGCAGCAGCTTAACTTTCCACACTCCGTGCGGCCGAGTCATTAAATCTCTCCCTGCTGCCATCAGCGCCAGCGAGTTCCCGAAATAAGCGCTAAAGCACGAGTCTCCTCGAAGCCCAAGCCCCCGCCCCAgtcgccgcgctcccccccccccgcagctgcGTCACGTGCCGTGCTGGGAAGTTGCGAAACGGCGCTTGCCACACAGCCCAGAGATACAAACAGCGCTTACTACAACTCCGCCCCACCCCCGTATCCCGCCCAAACGCAACAAAAGCGGTTtcaggtgcggggggggggggtttaaaaagAGTGACGGGGGCTAGCCGGCAAACATGAGGGGCCCGGACCCCAGCGGCGAAGGGCGACTGGAGAAGCGCCTCCGGCGTCCTAGACACCCCCGGTGTGGCTTCTCGAACTCGCCTCGCCGGGCGGAACAGCCAGCGCACAAAAATAAAACGCGGCTCGGAACAAGGAGTTCCCAGAGAGGAGAGAACATTGGCGGGCGCTGCCGACTGGGCAGAGAGTCAAGGTCCGTCCCACCCCGGCAGGGCTCTGCCTTTCCTGCCTCCGAAAGCTCCTCGGGGGCAGGGATCCCTCtcgcccccctccccgctcttcTCGCAAGGAAGTCACTCGCCCCCTCCGACAGGAAAGCGCCCCGCCAGACGCGTCCTGCGAAATGCGCCGAGCCCAGCCTGGGCTGGGCCTGTCCTCTTACATCAGCCCCAGAGTGACTGTCACTGAGTCACGGCCGCCTGACTCCTCCCGCCGAGCGAGCCCCACACCGCTCGCTCTCCCCGAGGCACGGGCATGCCTCGACAAGCTCCCCTTCTCTGCGAAGCCACCGGCTCCACAGCACCCCTGCCGTCCGGCGCCGGGAGGGCTCCCCGGCCTTTTTCATCGCAGGGCATCGCCCCGCTCCTCTCGCTCACGCACCTTCCAGAAAGGCGCACGGGGACGGCACTCATCCCTCCTTCTCCCCTATTTCTCTTTCGCTATCGGAATCAGCCCCTCGCCGCCTCGCATTTCAGAAAGGAAGGAATCGCGCTGTAAGACGAGCAGCCCCTCTCTTCGAGCCACCCCGAAAGGTTACGTTTCCGTGCAAAAGCGGCAGGTCCCGCGCCTGCTCACGAACGCCCGTTTTTCACCCCAAGAACAACCCTAGTCGAATAATGGCACTGCTGTTAGTCAAGGATCGCTGCCGTTCTCCAAGCTGTGCCCGAAGAGACCAGGCTCCCCGGCCTCAAGGAGCATCATAACTACAGGCACTCTGGGGAGGTGGGTAAAAGCACGATTCCTACATGGCCGCATCAAGATTTGGATCCCCCTCGAAGCTGTTCTTACCATCTTCTGCCTATGCAGCAGATACGAAAACCTCGAACGGAAAGAAAGGAGAATCCGTCCGCGGAGTTCTGCCCCAAGGAGGGGCTAATGAGGGGAAAACAGGTGGAGGGGACGAAGACGCTCCCTTAGAAAAACAAATTAGTCTCAACACCGAGATGAGGATACCGGGGAACCCCGCAGCGATTCGGACAAGCTTAGCCTATTACTTCCCTTTCTCTGCCCAAACACTAATCCCATACTCTCCCATTCTCTGCCCAAACACTAATCCCAATCTTCATATATGGAAAATTGGATAAGCACGGAGAAAAATGCGATACACCACACACAGTGGGCGCGAGATTCCCCCGTAAAAAGGATCAAGAGCATCAAAACAGGTTAGACCCAGACGAGAGGGGCGCACAGCGATACCGCGAAGCGGTATCAAGAGGACTTTTTACCACCACCTGCGAGGCTTTGAGCAACGCCTAAACAGAATTCTACCAAACTACCCAAACGCCATCAATCCGGTTCAGGTGTACTCTCGATAGTTAACCAGTACCACAGTTTTACAAAAACAACCCGAGGGAAAAGGGCCAACAAAGCGGGAAAGAGAGACCGGGAAACCCCAGAGAACAAACAGCGCTCACCTCCCCTGCTGGCGTTCCTCGGCTACCGTAACCAACCAACCCTCTCTCTATAACCGCAGTTCTGACTCCAGAAGGCGGTGGCTGACTACATAAAGCCTGCAAGACTCCTCCCCTTCATGAGTAGGGGGCGGGGCGTTGCCTCCCCTTGCTAATCTCGTCTAATTGCGAGCAGTTGAAGAGAGGAATTTCCAGTGCgtctttttcttttccctgtCTGCGGTTGACTGCCTGTCATTACTCTCCCCAGGCTCCGGCTTCTAGATACACAATCAGTGCTTGGACAAATTCATTTACGAAGCTAGCAGCGCGAGTTTCTAGCTGTGGAAAGATTCTCGACTCCAACGCAAAGCGTTTTCTCCTGCAAGATTTACAGGGGAAATTTGTTGCCTGGTGTCTACGGTGTTCAGAATCCAAATTCAGTTTTAGTAGCTGTCTTAATACTGTTGAAAGGTGGCAAGACTCGTTCGAGAACAGCTGGAATAAGCGTTTTAATGTCATGTTGAAGACCCCCTAAAGTTATATTGACATGTCCATTGGAAAGGATCGCATCTCTACTAACCAGTGTGTCCTGAACCTCTAAGAGCTGTATGGAAAGGCAAAATTTAGCAGGTGGAGCATACAGGTTCTGTTGTGGGACAATCTTTGGGACTCTTTGAATGTTTGTCACATTCCTGAAGGTGTTTCATTTCAGAATTGGGAAGCAAACTGTATCCCACATTGCTGGATATTGTGTTGTAACAATCAACTACAACAGGATTTTTGCTGATTTTCCCCCAATTTAAACACCATATAAAAGCAGATCATAGGCACTGTTGTGATCTTTCCTCCCTGGCTCTTATCCTTCCTTCGTCTTTCTTCTTGCTTTTCTTCCTGAGTATAATGGGAAGACTAGACCAGAGGAGCTAACTACAGAAATGTTAAAAAGTAAAATTTTCAAACACAAGCAGTGTCAGAAACAGCAGTTATACCCAGCTTATTTAAAGTTGCTATTAACTTGCCTG of the Eublepharis macularius isolate TG4126 chromosome 5, MPM_Emac_v1.0, whole genome shotgun sequence genome contains:
- the CDKN1A gene encoding cyclin-dependent kinase inhibitor 1; this translates as MPLSQGNILQPSCSRKACRNLFGPVDHEQLQNDFQSLMKAEWEEAQRRWNFDFETETPLEGDYRWEKISHINVLSPQDLLSYSKENSCAGDKSLSAPVLLKRHEKMDNPGQGSLEAESSRQLKRKQTSIKDFYSSKRRTIPYKANP